CGTCGCCTTGCGGGTCTTGTTCAAATCTCAACAAAGCCGGACCAACGCTGTCTATAAGAGGAACGCGAATAGTATCTCTGTCTCCTGTCGGGCTGTTATCGCCTTCAACATCAAGAATGTCAAATATAACAAGTAATTCACCGCTACCTGCACCCGACTCAAATTCGGCTACATCTATAGTTAAGGTACTTCCGTTCACTGCTACATTCTGTATATTTATAAGCTGACTGTTGTTCCACCGCCAACGATAAACAGTTGAAGGATAAGGACGAGCTAAACTCCCGAACTGGTCGCTTACAATATTCGCTCTTATCCTGTTTATGTAGCCGTTTCCTGTGGTGTCGAACACTGCGGCGTTATTTAACGCAGGCGGTTGAAACTCCATTGCAAATCTTAAAGTTCTCCTTGCTACAACAGTATTTCCCGACGCGTCTTCAGCAAATACCCAAATGGTATGTCCAAAAGTTTCAGCCATTTCTTTGGGAACAACTATTCTGAATGTATTACTCGTACCGGCTACCGCTTCAATCATTTCTGCCGCATTAAAAACACTCCACGTGCGGTCAAGCGTCCATCTTACATTGCCGTTCATTACATTGTCCGTCATATAAACTATAAGCGTACAAACAAACTCATCAGCTCTGATGTCGATATTAGGTATCCGCGGATAAATTTCGTCAATAGTTCCGCCCGATTCCACATTACAGCCAACTCTGGAATTATTGGGTATCAAAGTAGAAGCGTCGCCATTTGCTACAAAACGGCGGTCAAGCGGCAAAAATGCCTTAACTGTTCTTATCACCGAAAGAAAATCATAGCGAAAACTTATCATCTCTGCACCCACACGACCTGTACCTGCCGCATTTGGAGCTTTACCTTTAAGGAAATTAAACGCACAATTCAAATTGTCAAAAATAGTCTGACGAACTGCGGTATGATTGGTTCCCTGGATATTTGTGGGATAATAATGCAAAAGTATTCCGCCTTCTCCCTGATGAGCAACAGTTCCGCCTCTTCCGAAAAACATTTCAAGCAACCTTTCAAGAGATATTTCAAAATCGATAATTTCCGAATTTTGCCCGTCTCCGATTGTAAAGTCTCTGGACGCATTTACCAACGCTTGAACTACGCCAAGTATGTCATTACGATAATCCATATTACCCGTCGGAAATCTTTCTCTTGCATTACAGTCGGCTACCAACGCTTGAATGTTAGAGTTGCCCAACTGTCCTACCGCTGTCCCCATAAGTCCCCATTGCCCCAAATTATACATTGCAAGCATAAGCGACAAGCCCATATATCGGTCGCAAGAGTTTGCAAGCCCATATTTCCAACAAATATCCGAAGCACGAGCTAAAATGTCGTAGTTTACATATTGAAACATAGCAGAAACAAACAATCCGTTTATAGAGCGAGGGTGGTATCGCGCATCATATCCTCCTACGTAGTAATCCATAAGCGCAGTTTCAGCCGTAGAACCTTGAGGAATAAGGTGAGCATTTTCGGGACGCCGCAAAAGTTGTATATATGTTGTTAAATCCCTTGCCTGCGAAAGAATGTGTGAGAAACGAGGAAAAAGGTGCGGAAAATTAAGTGCCCTATCGCCTCCGGAAAAGGACTCTACGTGCCAACTTGTATAATTTCCCGAATTGACAGCCATATCTCCTGTTGCCCACCAAATGTTTTGACCATTCCAAGTATCGCCGTAATTAACTTGTGTTCCCGACCAAGATTCTTTTGCACCCATCGCAAACATCCATTGCGCATCAACGTTCAATAGTTCTTGTCCCATTGCGAGAGCCATATAGTATGCAGGAGCACCCAGACCTCTCATTGCCGCGGCACCCCTTATTTGATTGCCTCTCGGAATTGCGAAATGTATTTGTGTTCGTCCGACATAAGTGTTTATGAAGCCGCCCGAATATCTTCCGCCGTTTGAGCCGAGTGAATCGTAAGACGCGTGGCGAAAAGCACGATTATGAAAATTGGGATCGCTGACAATGTCCGCCAATTCACCGCAGGTAATCGACGGATGCGATATAGGGTCGTCGGGAATTCCGGGCGCGCCTGTTTTAAGGAGCAGTTGTACCTCTGTTCCCTCTCTCTGAGCAAGCGAAGCGTGATTAGGATGCGACCACACGTGAGCTAAGCCTGTAGAACTTCCCGCTCTCAAAAGCGCGGCATTGTCAGACGGAGCAGTTGATGTGTAATAAATATCGACTTCGTTATCGGCGCCGGGAAGTATTCTGATTTGACCTTGACTGAACAACCAATTATCTATGGCTGTCCATTGTCCGCCATTCGTTGTATAGCGGACACCGCCCAAACGCCAAGCTTGCCCTGTATTGTTTGTAAATCTGACATTTGCAGTAGGAGCCGTGTTTATTTGTACCGTAATTTCAGCAAATACTTGCCCTATCATCGCAAACATCAACATACAAGCGGCAACTTTGCCTAAAATCCAACCTCTTATTTTTTGCATAAAATGCTCCTTTTTTTGTACAGACATATTTCGGTAGTAAGTATAATGCAAAAAAAGTTTTTTTGCTTGTTTTTTTTGGAAGATTTGTTTTTTTGTTTGAGCATTTATTATATTTATGAGAGAAGGGGGAAAATCAAGTGAGATTTTTTAATGAAGAACAAAGAAATTCAATGAGCGATTTGGCATTTAATTTGTGTGCATTGACTTATTTAGGCGTTGTATTGGAATATGCTTTAGGCGAAAGCGGAGACTTTAGATTGGTGGCTATTGGTCTTTGCGCAATGTTAGGTTTTGTAGTATTTGGTCTTGTTCTAAAAGGAGATAAAAAATGGAAGCAATCTTAATCTTAGGCGGCGGAATGGCTGTAATTATGTCTGTATTTTTACTGATCGACCGCTACGGTGTAAAATTTTTTGGTTTAAAAACCGCATAAAAAGGCAGGGTTTTCCTCCCTGCCTTTTTGGTGGTTAGAGGGCTTTTATTTCGGCTTCTGTGAGACCTGAGTATTTTACTATTTGAGCGATAGACATTCCGTCTTGCTTCATTTCCTTGGCGATTTCTATTGCTTTTTGTAATTCGCCTTCAATTTTACCTTCAATTTTACCTTCAGTTATTCCCGCTAACTTCCCTTTTACCTCCGCCGTATAAATCTCGCTTTTGTAATCCATATAATTCGCCCTGTTTTTCTCATACGCAACTCTCTCCTCGTCAGACATTTTCGCAATATCTAATTTTTCGCCTGCTTCTTGCACTCCCGCCGCGCTAAACTCGCTTTTAACCGTTGAGTTTTTAAGCACATAAACCCATTCGTCAAATTTTTCCCTTATTTTTTCGTCAAAATTTTGTGGAAGTATTATGTAGTATTCAGGATGTATTTCAGTTGCGGTTTTAAGCAAAACAGGGTCTAAATTCTGCGAAAAAGGAATACTCTCATTAAAATTATGAACTCCTGTAAATTCCGTCAATCTCGCCTGAAAAAGATATTCTTTTTTCGGTCCCAAATCAAAATAAGCAATGTTTATAGAATATATTTTCTTGATATTATATAAATCGCCTTTTGACAACTGCTCAACTATTGCTTTGGAAGAATTAAACAGCATTTTCCCGAGAAAATCGACTTTATCTCCGAATTGAATTTCGAAAATAACTTTTTCGCCCGTGTCCATTTGCGCTTTCAAATCAACTCTGTTTATTTTTCCGTGCGAAGTTTCGGGATTACCCTCGCTTTCGAGAATATTTTCAATAACAATCTTTCTTTTAAGCAATTCGCTCAAAAATCCCTCTAATATATCAAAATTTTCTTTATCGCGCAATATTTCTTTCATCGCCCAATCAAACGATATTATAGTTCTGTCCATAATTTCCTCCTATTGAGGAAAATACTATTTGCCGCAAACAAGAAACAAAGGCTGGAGGAGATTTTGCGTTTTTTTTGAAAGTTTTGTTTTTTTGCTTGAGCATTTATTATATTCTTTAATAAATAATAGTGAAAATCACTAGAAAGAGGAGTATATTATGAGAAAAGGATTAAACGAGCCGGCGACAATTAATTGGACAATAAGGAATACAAAAGACGCTATGAGGCATTTGGGAATTACAAGATTAGCGACAGCAACAACGCCATACGAAACACTTAAAAACACCAAAGCAACATTGGACTTTTTGAGACAGGCGCAACAATGACATTTGAAAATATTACCGCAGTAGTTGGAATAATCGGCGTTTTTATTGCAATTTATCAGTTGTCTCAAGCAAACAAACAGCTGAAAAGTACAACACTGACCAATGTTCTGTCGTTAGAGGCAGAGATGAATAATCGCAAGGAAAGATTGGATAGCTTAAATCACGATGTTGAAATTGAAAGATTGAATGCTGATCGCGAATTGTCTCCGGAGTATTGGAACATATACGAAAAACGTATAAATGCAGCTGTCGATAGTTGGTTAGACGCTGTTAACAGATTATGCTTTTGCATAAAGAAGGGATATTTGACCGAAAAGGAATGGAAAGCGGAATATCGAAATTTAATAACCGGCGTAGTTGAAGATTTTGAAGACAAATTCGGCGAAGCGTCGGAATACACTAATATCATTGATTTGAACAGAAAATTAAGAAGAGAGTAAAGATTTAAAAACCACATAAAAAAAGCAGGGTTTTCTTCCCTGCCTTTTTATTTATATTTTCTCAACCCCCTCGAATTCCCTCGACCGCGCCATCTATCGGCACCACTCTCTCCTCGCCTGTTGCCATTATTTTTAGTTTGTAGTTTCCTTCGGCTTCTTCTTGACCGCCAGCGAAAAGTACGATTTTTGCTCCGGCTTCGTCCGCTTGTTTCATTTGTTTGCCGAAATTTACGGATTTTAACGAATATTGAACGCTGAAGTTTGCTTCGCGGAATTTTTTTGCGGTTTTCAGTATATTTTCGTAGTTTTTGTCAAAACTTACTATGAATAAATCGCAATTTCGCTTGATTTCGGGAAGTTTGCCCAATTCTTTCAGCAAGTCGCCCAAAACTACGTCGCCTACCGCAAAACCTACCGCGGGAGTAGGTTGTCCGCCGTAAAGTTCTACAAGCTTGTCGTATCTTCCGCCGCCTGCGATTGCGCGCATCGTGCGTTTTTTGTCGAAAATTTCAAATACAATTCCCGTGTAATACGCCAAACCGCGCACTACCGAAATATCGAATTTTATGTAATCGCCAAGTCCGAGATTTTGCAAATATCCGAACAATTGATTGATTTCTACAATCGGGGCGAGTTCGCTGTTTATTGCGGATATTTCGTCGAGATTTTTTGCCGCGAGTATCTTTTTCACGCTTTCGGAAACTGCGCCGTCCGTTAGTAATTCGTCGAGCATTTTTGCAAAATTATCTGCGCTTACTTTGTTCATTTTGTCGAGAATTGCGTAAAGTTTTGTTAATTCGTCCTGCTTTACGCCGACAAACAAAAACAACTGCTCCAAAAGCGTTCTGCTCGAAATATGCACCTGAAAATCGTCCGAAGATAATCCCAAATCGCGAAGCATATCTATTGCGGCGGCTATTAGTTCTGTGTCGGCGCTTACGTCTTCAATGCCTAAAATATCCATATTTAATTGGAAAAATTCGCGCAGACGTCCTTTTTGCATTTTTTCGTAGCGGAAAAGTTTGGGT
This Chitinivibrionia bacterium DNA region includes the following protein-coding sequences:
- a CDS encoding Rpn family recombination-promoting nuclease/putative transposase, giving the protein MDRTIISFDWAMKEILRDKENFDILEGFLSELLKRKIVIENILESEGNPETSHGKINRVDLKAQMDTGEKVIFEIQFGDKVDFLGKMLFNSSKAIVEQLSKGDLYNIKKIYSINIAYFDLGPKKEYLFQARLTEFTGVHNFNESIPFSQNLDPVLLKTATEIHPEYYIILPQNFDEKIREKFDEWVYVLKNSTVKSEFSAAGVQEAGEKLDIAKMSDEERVAYEKNRANYMDYKSEIYTAEVKGKLAGITEGKIEGKIEGELQKAIEIAKEMKQDGMSIAQIVKYSGLTEAEIKAL
- the hisS gene encoding histidine--tRNA ligase: MDWQAPKGTRDFYPEDTIVRDYIFDSWRKSCEKYGFAPYDAPVFEHLEVYTSKSGDEIEGQLYTFEDKGGRKLALRPEMTPSLARMVAARCRELPKPIKWYSIPKLFRYEKMQKGRLREFFQLNMDILGIEDVSADTELIAAAIDMLRDLGLSSDDFQVHISSRTLLEQLFLFVGVKQDELTKLYAILDKMNKVSADNFAKMLDELLTDGAVSESVKKILAAKNLDEISAINSELAPIVEINQLFGYLQNLGLGDYIKFDISVVRGLAYYTGIVFEIFDKKRTMRAIAGGGRYDKLVELYGGQPTPAVGFAVGDVVLGDLLKELGKLPEIKRNCDLFIVSFDKNYENILKTAKKFREANFSVQYSLKSVNFGKQMKQADEAGAKIVLFAGGQEEAEGNYKLKIMATGEERVVPIDGAVEGIRGG